One Microbacterium sp. No. 7 genomic window carries:
- a CDS encoding transcriptional regulator produces the protein MTVAHDSPPSLLVLHAVRSLGFTDPAAIARRTGVGHDTAVEILRDAEQRGWVRHDAFAGLEGWSLTEEGRAENQRRLAEERTGADPDDVIGSLYRDFLPLNAHLVSACTDWQVRPVGDDRLAPNDHADPAWDARVLEELAALSAALAPLVARLADVLTRFAGYDTRFDTALRRARAGQNEWVDRTDVDSCHRVWFQLHEDLIATLGIDRRTEH, from the coding sequence GTGACCGTGGCCCACGACTCGCCTCCGTCGCTGCTGGTGCTGCACGCGGTGCGGTCCCTCGGCTTCACCGACCCCGCCGCGATCGCCCGCCGCACGGGGGTCGGCCACGACACCGCCGTCGAGATCCTGCGCGACGCGGAGCAGCGCGGCTGGGTTCGGCACGACGCGTTCGCCGGCCTCGAAGGATGGTCGCTGACAGAGGAGGGCAGGGCCGAGAACCAACGCCGACTCGCCGAAGAGCGCACCGGCGCCGACCCCGACGACGTGATCGGGAGCCTCTACCGCGACTTCCTCCCCCTCAACGCGCACCTCGTGAGCGCCTGCACCGACTGGCAGGTCAGACCCGTCGGCGACGACCGGCTCGCCCCCAACGACCACGCCGACCCCGCCTGGGACGCCCGCGTCCTCGAGGAGCTCGCCGCGCTGAGCGCCGCCCTCGCTCCCCTGGTCGCGCGGCTCGCCGACGTGCTCACGAGGTTCGCCGGATACGACACCCGCTTCGACACCGCGCTCCGCCGCGCCAGGGCCGGCCAGAACGAATGGGTCGACCGGACCGACGTCGACTCCTGCCACCGCGTCTGGTTCCAGCTGCACGAAGACCTCATCGCCACCCTCGGCATCGACCGCAGGACCGAGCACTGA
- a CDS encoding TetR/AcrR family transcriptional regulator — translation MPRGRTREFDIERALDQAIDVFWRQGYEATSIADLTAAMGINPPSLYAAFGNKRQLFDRAVDKYIHCRSDYLKRAVAEPTGREAARTMLMGVVEGATLDGHPTGCLLLQGGLACADENLSVQEELTDRREQTRKAMQLRFDQAVADGDFPPSTDTAKLARYYATVATGLNVQAASGVPREELVETVELAMAAFPGT, via the coding sequence ATGCCACGCGGAAGGACTCGCGAGTTCGACATCGAGCGAGCGCTGGATCAGGCCATCGACGTGTTCTGGCGGCAGGGGTACGAGGCCACCTCGATCGCCGACCTGACCGCCGCGATGGGGATCAACCCGCCGAGCCTCTATGCGGCGTTCGGCAACAAGAGGCAGCTCTTCGACCGCGCCGTTGACAAATACATCCACTGCCGGTCCGACTACCTCAAGCGGGCTGTCGCCGAGCCGACGGGCCGCGAGGCCGCCCGCACCATGCTGATGGGGGTCGTCGAGGGTGCGACGCTCGACGGACACCCGACCGGCTGTCTGCTGCTCCAGGGCGGGCTGGCCTGCGCCGACGAGAACCTCTCGGTGCAGGAGGAGCTCACCGACCGGCGCGAGCAGACCCGGAAGGCCATGCAGCTCCGCTTCGACCAGGCGGTGGCCGACGGAGACTTCCCGCCCAGCACCGACACCGCCAAGCTCGCCCGGTACTACGCGACCGTCGCCACCGGCCTCAACGTCCAGGCCGCGAGCGGCGTCCCCCGCGAGGAGCTCGTGGAGACCGTCGAGCTGGCGATGGCCGCGTTCCCGGGCACGTAG
- a CDS encoding zinc-binding dehydrogenase, producing the protein MSTVIIQHGQGGPEVLRVESRDLAAPGAGQVIVEQRAVGFNYLDVMLRSGIWPISEPTIVPGFEAAGVVTDIGPDVHEVAIGDRVGYFRTQGSYAAERTIDQHDLIRIPETVAFDQAAALLTKGLMARITVRQAHEVTEGQTVLVTTAAGGIGSLVTRWATSLGARVIGVVGSPAKREAALSNGASDVAVGVEEAVRLAKRVTHGLGVDAVLDGLGADTPTALAGSVRPGGSIVSFGSAAGWPSPDADVLNARQIRFTLPQFGQYLRTPTQAQDAADDVFRALLTGSFGDTLPATTRPLVDVARLHADVEARRATGLNVLIP; encoded by the coding sequence ATGAGCACTGTCATCATTCAGCACGGACAGGGCGGCCCCGAGGTCCTCCGCGTCGAATCGCGAGACCTCGCAGCGCCCGGAGCCGGTCAGGTCATCGTCGAGCAGCGTGCGGTCGGCTTCAACTACCTGGACGTGATGCTGCGCAGCGGCATCTGGCCGATCAGCGAGCCGACCATCGTGCCCGGATTCGAGGCGGCAGGGGTGGTCACGGACATCGGGCCCGATGTCCACGAGGTCGCGATCGGCGATCGCGTGGGGTACTTCCGGACCCAGGGCTCCTACGCGGCAGAACGCACCATCGACCAGCACGACCTCATCCGCATCCCGGAGACCGTGGCATTCGACCAGGCCGCGGCGCTGCTCACGAAGGGCCTCATGGCGCGCATCACGGTGCGGCAGGCCCACGAGGTCACCGAGGGGCAGACCGTGCTCGTCACCACGGCCGCCGGCGGGATCGGCTCGTTGGTCACCCGCTGGGCGACATCGCTCGGAGCCCGAGTCATCGGCGTCGTCGGAAGCCCCGCCAAGCGGGAGGCCGCACTGAGCAACGGAGCGTCCGATGTCGCCGTCGGCGTCGAGGAAGCCGTGCGCCTCGCGAAGCGGGTGACACACGGTCTCGGCGTGGACGCGGTGCTGGACGGGCTCGGCGCCGACACCCCGACAGCATTGGCCGGATCGGTCCGGCCGGGCGGCTCGATCGTCTCCTTCGGCAGCGCCGCCGGATGGCCGAGCCCGGACGCAGACGTTCTCAACGCCCGCCAGATCCGCTTCACCCTCCCGCAGTTCGGGCAGTACCTCCGGACGCCAACGCAGGCTCAGGACGCCGCCGACGACGTGTTCCGTGCACTCCTCACCGGGTCGTTCGGCGACACCCTGCCTGCCACCACCAGGCCTCTCGTCGACGTCGCCCGTCTGCACGCCGACGTCGAAGCACGGCGAGCGACCGGCCTCAACGTGCTGATTCCCTGA
- a CDS encoding glucose 1-dehydrogenase, protein MGRLQDKTAVITGASSGIGFATARRFVDEGAKVYITGRRERELEAARSALGADATAITGDAADLGDLDRLAATIREAGTGLDAIVINAGFVNLVTTSEATPDHFDRTFATNTRGAFFAVQKLVPLLRDGGSIVLIATSGHTKGLPAYATYLASKAALRSFARSWAAEFAPRGIRVNVVSPGPVATALLDSNAPSPDLVDAVREQFRASIPLGRLGDPEDIAAAILFLASDDGRFATGADFVIDGGQTQV, encoded by the coding sequence ATGGGACGCCTACAGGACAAGACCGCCGTCATCACCGGCGCCAGCAGCGGCATCGGCTTCGCCACCGCAAGGCGATTCGTCGACGAGGGGGCGAAGGTCTACATCACCGGGCGCCGCGAGCGCGAGCTCGAGGCCGCACGCTCAGCCCTCGGTGCGGACGCCACCGCGATCACGGGTGACGCCGCCGACCTCGGCGACCTCGACCGCCTCGCCGCGACCATCCGGGAGGCGGGAACCGGCCTCGACGCGATCGTCATCAATGCCGGCTTCGTCAACCTCGTGACGACGAGCGAGGCCACTCCCGACCACTTCGACCGCACTTTCGCGACCAACACCCGCGGAGCGTTCTTCGCCGTGCAGAAGCTCGTGCCACTGCTGCGCGACGGCGGCTCCATCGTGCTGATCGCCACCAGCGGCCACACCAAGGGGCTTCCCGCCTATGCGACCTACCTTGCGAGCAAGGCCGCGCTGCGCTCCTTCGCCCGCAGCTGGGCCGCCGAATTCGCCCCGCGCGGCATCCGTGTCAACGTCGTCAGCCCCGGCCCCGTCGCGACGGCGCTGCTCGACTCGAACGCTCCCAGCCCGGACCTCGTTGACGCGGTGCGCGAGCAGTTCCGCGCGAGCATCCCGCTCGGACGCCTCGGCGACCCGGAGGACATCGCCGCCGCGATCCTGTTCCTCGCCTCGGACGACGGCCGCTTCGCCACGGGCGCCGACTTCGTCATCGACGGCGGCCAGACGCAGGTCTGA
- a CDS encoding PEP/pyruvate-binding domain-containing protein codes for MVMTLRDATADACGGKAAALAVLLREGLPVPDGFVVPFAAHRIARDDARLPVPHALRDALAQHLALLGDPPVAVRSSAANEDTAGGSAAGQYESVLAVRGVPAVAEAIRVCWASSSSARVAEYRRRPEGDAADGDQDMAVIVQRLVDADVSGVMFTPAQPGDGTRIEASWGLGLGVVGGTVTPDAYEVASDGGIRRTIARKTTRLDRDGLGVAVRDVPAEQQERPALDDAVAATLAILGRRIAALFERPQDVEWAIADGKVWILQARPITAAVPLRPLQAPAAGAASLIGTPGAHGTVTGIARVLHGPSDFPRVQPGDVAICPCTDPAWTPLFRIAAAVVTETGGVLSHAAIVAREHGIPAVLGVPHATVRIQDGIRITVNGTEGTVMPAHG; via the coding sequence ATGGTCATGACTCTGCGGGATGCGACCGCGGACGCCTGCGGGGGGAAGGCGGCGGCCCTGGCAGTGCTGCTTCGGGAAGGACTGCCCGTGCCCGACGGGTTCGTGGTTCCCTTCGCCGCGCACCGCATCGCGCGGGATGACGCCCGGCTGCCGGTGCCGCACGCGCTGCGGGATGCGCTCGCCCAGCACCTCGCGCTGCTGGGCGACCCGCCGGTGGCCGTCCGCTCGTCGGCGGCGAACGAGGACACCGCGGGCGGGTCCGCGGCCGGTCAGTACGAGAGCGTGCTGGCCGTGCGCGGGGTGCCGGCCGTCGCCGAGGCGATCCGGGTCTGCTGGGCGTCGTCGTCCTCGGCGCGCGTCGCCGAGTACCGGCGCCGGCCGGAGGGCGACGCCGCAGACGGCGATCAGGACATGGCCGTGATCGTCCAGCGTCTCGTCGACGCCGACGTGTCGGGCGTCATGTTCACCCCGGCGCAGCCGGGGGACGGCACCCGGATCGAAGCGTCCTGGGGGCTGGGACTCGGCGTGGTCGGAGGAACCGTCACCCCGGACGCGTACGAGGTCGCGTCGGACGGCGGCATCCGGCGCACCATCGCCCGCAAGACGACCCGCTTGGATCGCGACGGCCTCGGCGTCGCCGTCCGCGACGTGCCGGCGGAGCAGCAGGAGCGTCCGGCGCTCGATGACGCCGTCGCCGCGACCCTCGCGATCCTCGGACGCCGGATAGCGGCCCTGTTCGAGCGTCCGCAAGACGTCGAATGGGCGATCGCGGACGGAAAGGTCTGGATCCTCCAAGCCCGACCGATCACCGCGGCCGTTCCTCTGCGGCCGCTGCAGGCACCCGCCGCGGGGGCCGCGTCGCTGATCGGCACACCGGGAGCCCACGGCACCGTCACCGGGATCGCCCGCGTCCTGCACGGCCCGTCCGACTTCCCGCGCGTCCAGCCGGGGGACGTCGCGATCTGCCCCTGCACCGACCCGGCATGGACGCCGCTGTTCCGCATCGCCGCCGCCGTCGTCACCGAGACCGGGGGCGTGCTCTCGCACGCGGCGATCGTCGCCCGGGAGCACGGCATCCCCGCCGTCCTCGGCGTCCCGCACGCCACCGTCCGCATCCAGGACGGCATCCGCATCACGGTCAACGGCACCGAGGGGACCGTGATGCCGGCACACGGCTGA
- a CDS encoding MFS transporter has protein sequence MPVIVLSVFIIPLAIAGIGITLPNISRELGSDPFLLQSVVNGFNVAFALFTLVWGVLSDRLGYRATVVLGLVIFVAGSVVSVLAPSLVVLDVGRMVAGIGGAAVLTGASALLSNAWDGAARARNFAIFGTTIGVGSAVGPVVAGALVSWIEWRGVFGAFGLIALLGLILSGALPKVKHEHVPGQKKVDFTLLRNPHFLAMCLVPVTAAIGTVTLGTYLPVVYSAVFGLGGALAGVFMLFMMVPIMIAPLVVARVLAKSRSITPMKVIYLSLVLIVLGNAALLAVDPELGMWWAVPGMLLVGAGFGVTIGLVDGQAIGAVPAHRSGAAAGVLNFMRLGSEAVVIAVFAAAIAVLVGLRIADPSTAADVAGGAPGHGAEFAGAFHVVLLGMIIANLILSAVIILLHRARIRADRLEVEVVV, from the coding sequence ATGCCGGTCATCGTCCTGTCCGTCTTCATCATCCCGCTGGCCATCGCCGGCATCGGCATCACTCTGCCGAACATCTCCCGGGAACTCGGCTCCGACCCGTTCCTGCTGCAGTCCGTCGTCAACGGCTTCAACGTCGCCTTCGCGCTGTTCACGCTCGTCTGGGGTGTCCTCTCTGATCGACTCGGCTACCGCGCCACGGTCGTCCTCGGCCTCGTGATCTTCGTCGCAGGCTCGGTGGTCAGCGTGCTCGCTCCGAGCCTTGTCGTGCTCGATGTCGGACGGATGGTCGCAGGCATCGGCGGCGCAGCCGTTCTCACCGGTGCCTCAGCGCTCTTGTCGAACGCCTGGGACGGGGCAGCCCGCGCCCGCAACTTCGCGATCTTCGGCACCACCATCGGCGTCGGCTCGGCAGTCGGTCCGGTCGTCGCCGGAGCGTTGGTCTCCTGGATCGAGTGGCGCGGCGTGTTCGGCGCGTTCGGCCTGATCGCTCTGCTCGGTCTCATCCTGAGCGGCGCGCTGCCGAAGGTGAAGCACGAGCACGTGCCCGGCCAGAAGAAGGTCGACTTCACGCTGCTTCGGAACCCGCACTTCCTCGCGATGTGCCTCGTGCCGGTCACCGCCGCGATCGGCACCGTGACGCTCGGCACCTACCTCCCCGTCGTCTACAGCGCCGTGTTCGGACTCGGCGGCGCGCTCGCCGGCGTCTTCATGCTCTTCATGATGGTGCCGATCATGATCGCCCCTCTCGTGGTCGCCCGCGTCCTCGCGAAGAGTCGCTCGATCACCCCGATGAAGGTCATCTACCTCTCACTCGTGCTCATCGTTCTCGGCAACGCCGCGCTGCTGGCCGTCGACCCGGAACTCGGCATGTGGTGGGCTGTGCCGGGGATGCTGCTCGTCGGGGCCGGGTTCGGCGTCACGATCGGCCTCGTCGACGGTCAGGCGATCGGCGCAGTTCCCGCCCATCGTTCCGGTGCCGCGGCCGGCGTCCTCAACTTCATGCGACTCGGCAGCGAGGCAGTTGTCATCGCCGTCTTCGCCGCCGCCATCGCCGTTCTCGTCGGGCTGCGAATCGCCGACCCTTCGACCGCCGCGGACGTAGCAGGTGGCGCGCCCGGTCACGGTGCCGAGTTCGCCGGAGCCTTCCACGTGGTGCTGTTGGGGATGATCATCGCGAACCTCATACTGAGCGCAGTCATCATCCTGCTGCACCGCGCGCGCATCCGCGCGGACCGTCTTGAAGTGGAGGTGGTTGTATGA
- a CDS encoding DUF1905 domain-containing protein — protein MGAEQLNFRATIGVEIKGDTWSCVEIPGSVEFFGTGKTVRVDARVDDVVLENVGAMVTGTGGHMVSLNAKVRKALAKDIGDTVDVTITKR, from the coding sequence ATGGGTGCGGAGCAGTTGAACTTCCGGGCGACGATCGGTGTCGAGATCAAGGGAGACACGTGGAGTTGTGTCGAGATCCCTGGTTCGGTGGAGTTCTTCGGCACCGGCAAGACGGTCAGGGTCGACGCCCGCGTTGATGACGTCGTGTTGGAGAACGTCGGAGCCATGGTGACGGGGACGGGCGGTCACATGGTGTCGCTGAATGCCAAGGTCCGTAAGGCTCTCGCTAAGGACATCGGCGACACCGTCGACGTGACCATCACCAAGCGATAG
- a CDS encoding histidine phosphatase family protein — translation MATRHLYIARHGDADAFGELSDTGREQARLLGRRLAHLPIDAVWHSPLPRAAESAREVAAQLRPGAPVAEAAELIDHVPYVPTPEETPRAWEPFFDGYDPEEAVAGNRIAHSLTARFATPPEQADDIHEVLITHSYPIAWLLRDALDAPPVRWLALNSANAALTVIEHRPGLPPGITMFNDMSHLPAELRWTGFPQVIRP, via the coding sequence ATGGCGACAAGACACCTCTACATCGCACGACACGGCGACGCCGACGCGTTCGGCGAGCTCAGCGACACCGGCCGCGAGCAGGCACGGCTCCTCGGCCGGCGGCTCGCGCACCTGCCCATCGACGCCGTATGGCATTCTCCGCTGCCCCGTGCCGCGGAGAGCGCTCGGGAGGTGGCCGCGCAGCTCCGGCCAGGGGCGCCGGTGGCCGAGGCCGCGGAGCTCATCGACCACGTGCCCTACGTGCCGACGCCCGAGGAGACGCCTCGCGCCTGGGAGCCGTTCTTCGACGGATACGATCCCGAGGAGGCCGTCGCCGGCAACCGGATCGCGCACAGCCTCACCGCGCGATTCGCCACGCCGCCGGAGCAGGCCGACGACATCCACGAGGTGCTCATCACGCACTCCTACCCGATCGCCTGGCTGCTCCGCGACGCTCTCGACGCGCCGCCCGTCCGGTGGCTCGCCCTGAACAGTGCCAATGCGGCCCTGACCGTCATCGAGCACCGTCCCGGCCTGCCCCCGGGCATCACCATGTTCAACGACATGAGCCACCTCCCCGCCGAGCTCCGCTGGACCGGATTCCCGCAGGTCATCCGGCCCTGA
- a CDS encoding VOC family protein yields the protein MSATGPGWAPAAVPTPGAAPDGTRMDTVELLVRDLDTMTAFYQRAVTLDVLDQSGPTATLGRGGLPAMVLRQEKDLPRPSGRGAGLYHTAIVFEDRRRLAAALASMAQQAGHLYEGSADHLVSEAFYFRDPEGNGLELYRDRPREQWTVLADGTVRMGTEFLDPRRFLQRWHDPEAPGDGAASAAIGHVHLQVGDIPAARRFYEGVLGFDVTMAMDSALFLSAGGYHHHLGMNTWHSAGAGPRAAALGLGDVRILVPTRDDVAAFAERLRDHGIAAADDGRALRFSDPWETRLAIAPEND from the coding sequence ATGAGCGCGACCGGACCCGGGTGGGCGCCGGCGGCCGTGCCCACGCCCGGGGCCGCACCGGACGGCACCCGCATGGACACGGTCGAGCTGCTGGTGCGCGACCTCGACACGATGACCGCCTTCTATCAGCGGGCGGTCACCCTCGACGTGCTCGACCAGTCGGGCCCGACCGCGACCCTCGGGCGCGGCGGCCTGCCCGCGATGGTGCTCCGGCAGGAGAAGGACCTCCCCCGCCCGAGCGGGCGCGGGGCGGGGCTCTACCACACGGCGATCGTGTTCGAGGATCGGCGTCGGCTCGCCGCCGCGCTCGCGTCGATGGCGCAGCAGGCGGGACACCTCTACGAGGGCAGCGCCGACCATCTCGTCAGCGAGGCGTTCTACTTCCGCGACCCCGAGGGCAACGGCCTCGAGCTCTACCGCGATCGCCCGCGCGAACAGTGGACCGTCCTCGCCGACGGCACGGTCCGGATGGGCACCGAGTTCCTCGATCCCCGCCGCTTCCTGCAGCGCTGGCACGATCCCGAGGCCCCCGGCGACGGCGCGGCGTCGGCGGCGATCGGGCACGTCCACCTCCAGGTCGGCGACATCCCCGCCGCCCGCCGTTTCTACGAGGGCGTTCTCGGGTTCGACGTCACCATGGCCATGGACAGCGCGCTGTTCCTCTCCGCGGGCGGCTATCACCACCACCTCGGCATGAACACCTGGCACAGTGCCGGCGCCGGCCCGCGCGCCGCCGCCCTCGGCCTCGGCGACGTGCGCATCCTCGTGCCCACGCGCGACGACGTGGCGGCGTTCGCCGAGCGCCTCCGCGACCACGGCATCGCGGCGGCCGACGACGGACGCGCCCTGCGGTTCTCCGATCCGTGGGAGACCCGCCTCGCGATCGCGCCCGAGAACGACTGA
- a CDS encoding ester cyclase, which yields MTDSESERAKAVVRRNTIEAQSGGDFDVFDELFVDDFNDHTPQPGTEPTKEGVRFLCTVLREAFLDFRTEVGWQVVEGDTPYRHGECQGPRACNRRREGDAPSP from the coding sequence GTGACTGACAGTGAGAGCGAACGCGCGAAGGCGGTCGTTCGGCGCAACACCATCGAGGCGCAGAGCGGGGGCGACTTCGACGTGTTCGACGAACTCTTCGTCGACGACTTCAACGACCACACCCCGCAGCCGGGAACCGAGCCCACCAAGGAGGGCGTGCGGTTCCTCTGCACCGTGCTGCGCGAGGCGTTCCTCGACTTCCGCACCGAGGTCGGCTGGCAGGTGGTCGAAGGCGATACTCCGTATAGACACGGAGAGTGCCAAGGGCCGAGAGCCTGCAACCGGAGACGGGAAGGCGACGCCCCGTCTCCATAG
- a CDS encoding DNA-binding protein, translating to MEHKPDPPRPEAADHAQARREHEAQDRLLELGADALAARPWRPGSMPPTAVELTQFALWRSADLAPDDLLSALALLPAARAEVEGVEAGLLFTARAAGLTWAQIAEAMGFRSPQACQQHYSRLTTRRGE from the coding sequence ATGGAACACAAGCCGGATCCCCCTCGTCCGGAGGCGGCCGACCACGCACAGGCCCGCCGGGAGCACGAAGCCCAGGATCGGCTTCTGGAGCTCGGCGCCGACGCCCTGGCCGCTCGCCCGTGGCGACCGGGCTCGATGCCGCCCACCGCCGTCGAGCTGACGCAGTTCGCGCTCTGGCGCTCTGCGGACCTCGCCCCCGACGATCTGCTCAGCGCGCTCGCCCTGCTCCCGGCGGCGCGGGCCGAGGTCGAGGGCGTGGAGGCGGGGCTCCTGTTCACGGCGAGGGCGGCGGGACTGACCTGGGCGCAGATCGCCGAGGCGATGGGGTTCCGGTCGCCGCAGGCGTGTCAGCAGCACTACAGCCGGCTCACCACCAGGCGGGGTGAGTGA